The DNA segment GGTGGAACTGAGTTTTAGTCGGTTCTTTTGCGTTAATATCATAGTTTTCATATAACAATTATATGCAAATTATGATATGATGTCAAGTAAGCTTTTTAAGTAAAGCTGATTATTTCTCCTCATCGCCATAAATGGTGATGTCTCCGAAATAAAGGAATAAAGATAAAAGATAGTGTATCTTGTGGGTCTAGAAATTTTCTATATCAAAATTATGTAAAATTTTTAGAAGAGTTTCAACCTAAAATGTTTGTTTTTGAAAATGTACCTGGACTTAAAACAGCAGGTGGTGGAAAATATTTTAATGATTTAAAAAATGCTCTAAATAAGGCAGAATATCATATTGTATTAGATGAATTAATTGCTTCAGATTATGGTGTTTTACAAAATCGTAAACGAATTATTATTATTGGTTGGAAAAAAACTAAATATGGTTAGCTCATTTTCTTTTGTATATTTCTAAATTTTACTATCTTTCCATAAATAAAAATAGTATAAAAGATTGTCATCTATAATGTATCTCTTAGGCTATCTTTTGAAGTGAATATTTTTTCCCCATAAGTTGCGTAGCAAAAGCTAAATAAGTTTGGATATCTTTTTCTGTAAGTGTAGGGGTATTGTTTTAATATCTAAAGATATTTTTACGATGAAATTCTAAAAATTCTAAAGATGGATAAAACTTCTTAGGCATATTCAACTCTTTAGTTTCAAACTGTCCAAAATAATCAATAAATATTTTTTTATTAATTTTTTGTATTTCTCTTGAAAAAAGAATAATTAAATTATCATCAAAACTTATAAGTCCTGAATCAAAAGCTTTATCATGAATTGCACATAGGCACAGCCCATTTTTTGGATTTAATCGGTGTTCTTTATTTTTAGACCATGGAACTATATGACTTGCTACTAAAAGAGAAGTATGATCTAAACTACATAAAGCACACTTCTCATTATAGTTAACCAATACTATTTTTCTAAAAAAATTCTGATTAACTCGTGTTCTCACTAACTGTAGTTTCTCCTCTCCTGTCTTTTCAATAATTCCTTTAAAATTAACTTCTTCTAATTTAGAATCACCTAAATTCTCCAATAGAAGTTCACTCTCTAATACTAGTTTTTCCCAATTATTGCTAAACTCTTCAAATATAAGCTTATCATGTTTAGAATGACTAGACATTCCTTTAATACCTCTTTTTTTTAATTCAGGGTCTAAACTAGCAAAGTTAACAAGTTTTAAAGCAACAGCATTAGCAGTTCTTCCTATTTGTTCAGCTAAATATATTATTTCTGGGTTTCTACTATGTAATTTTCCAAAAGGAAGTTTACAATAAAGGTTAAATGTCAATATTAACTCTTCTCTTGTCCATCTTTTTCGTTTCATGCTATTCCCTTTTTAAAATTTTTTATGGGAAATGAATCCATTCTGTTACACACAATTTTGGTAATATCTTTTTTTAAAGCAATATCAAACTCTTTAGCTTTAGAAATTTCATCTTCTGTTAAGCCTATTCTTTCATCACTAGGTTGTCCAACACGATGACTTTTACCACTAACAACCAATACCTCATCCTCTTGTGGTGCAGAACGCTCAATTTTCCCTATAGTTATACTATTTGTTATTTTATATTTATCATTTCTATCTATATTTATAAGAGCAATATCCCAATTAGTTAACTCTTCCTCTTTTCCTTTTTCAATATAATTTGTTAATGCTTCGGTATCAGTGCTTTGATTTAATGGATGATTTTTAAAATCATATAAAAAGCTTAATACTGTATTGGCATGAATATTTTTCC comes from the Methanocaldococcus sp. genome and includes:
- a CDS encoding DNA cytosine methyltransferase, whose amino-acid sequence is MKDSVSCGSRNFLYQNYVKFLEEFQPKMFVFENVPGLKTAGGGKYFNDLKNALNKAEYHIVLDELIASDYGVLQNRKRIIIIGWKKTKYG
- a CDS encoding HNH endonuclease — protein: MKRKRWTREELILTFNLYCKLPFGKLHSRNPEIIYLAEQIGRTANAVALKLVNFASLDPELKKRGIKGMSSHSKHDKLIFEEFSNNWEKLVLESELLLENLGDSKLEEVNFKGIIEKTGEEKLQLVRTRVNQNFFRKIVLVNYNEKCALCSLDHTSLLVASHIVPWSKNKEHRLNPKNGLCLCAIHDKAFDSGLISFDDNLIILFSREIQKINKKIFIDYFGQFETKELNMPKKFYPSLEFLEFHRKNIFRY